One window of the Hemitrygon akajei chromosome 5, sHemAka1.3, whole genome shotgun sequence genome contains the following:
- the LOC140727961 gene encoding endogenous retrovirus group 3 member 1 Env polyprotein-like: MGNNSGIWNCSGHNPYEGIPSVWKAWRKARKGGFVPEGLFWICGNQAYTKLPKGWGGVCFLGLIRPEFFLLPQDEDRELGIKLFDSLRREKREIKVGEWGDEWPPARIIEYYGPATWAQDGSWGYRTPVYMLNRIIRLQAVVEVITNQTALALELLAEQQSQMRTAIYQNRLALDYLLASEGGVCGKFNLTNCCLKINDNGKAVLKISDKIRKLAHVPVQTWRSLGNLSWLDSLLGGSWWRIALLIFGGILIMIIILPCLIPCLRALMTRVVVQVMQPGNPADPAKMLLQRGRELEEWNPWTNP; the protein is encoded by the coding sequence ATGGGAAACAATTCGGGAATCTGGAATTGCAGTGGGCATAACCCGTACGAAGGAATTCCCAGTGTTTGGAAAGCCTGGCGGAAAGCAAGGAAAGGAGGATTTGTCCCAGAAGGTCTGTTCTGGATTTGTGGGAATCAGGCATACACCAAATTGCcgaaaggatggggaggagtttgtttcTTAGGCCTTATAAGGCCAGAGTTCTTCCTCCTACCCCAGGATGAAGATAGGGAATTGGGAATCAAGTTATTTGACTCACTGAGAAGGGAGAagcgggagataaaggtgggagaatggggcgaCGAGTGGCCTCCAGCACGCATCATTGAATATTACGGACCAGCaacttgggcccaggatgggtcatgGGGTTACCGAACCCCGGTATATATGTTAAATCGAATAATACGCCTACAAGCTGTAGTAGAGGTGATCACCAACCAAACCGCATTGGCTCTGGAATtgctggctgagcagcaaagcCAGATGAGAACAGCCATATACCAAAATCGATTAGcattggattacctattggcctccgagggaggggtctgtggaaagttcaatctgacaaactgttgcctaaagataaatgataatggaaaggcagtgttgaaaatatccgacaaaattcggaagttGGCCCATGTGCCAGTACAAACTTGGAGATCCTTAGGGAACCTGAGTTGGCTGGATAGTCTGCTGGGAGGAAGCTGGTGGCGAATAGCCCTGTTAATATTTGGCGGAATACTCATAATGATAATCATATTACCATGCTTAATACCCTGCTTGAGAGCATTAATGACGCGAGTAGTAGTACAGGTAATGCAGCCAGGGAACCCAGCTGACCCGGCTAAAATGCTGTTGCAACGAGGCAGAGAACTGGAAGAGTGGAATCCCTGGACAAATCCTTAG